A genomic segment from Rhodopirellula islandica encodes:
- a CDS encoding PSD1 and planctomycete cytochrome C domain-containing protein: MENRDSRMQVFTASMTALLIGGSLILSHSAAIVHAEDAAPVAGDANHSAEDIERLFTLKVMPLLTEKCLGCHGTDSDDIKGDYDVRTRDALLRGGESEEPAILPGNAEDSPFFWAVNWDGLEMPPKENDRLNDAQIEIVRMWINAGAPWPTEERQKEIRQEESMVAENEDGVLMATSGGQGDEWTYRRYNKDEVWAFLPRQTEFEYDSVDAFVDAKLEENGLVPAPEADPSTLIRRVYFDMLGLPPTPTQKREFLSAWEKDSEAAWNNLIEDLLASPHYGERWGQHWLDVVRYADTGGFSNDYERSNAWRYRDYVIRSLNDDKPYNEFIIEQIAGDELHADQPVDDPDRVEALIATGFLRMGPWDTAMVPLEEARQIMRDDMVHSIGQSFLSMPMRCCKCHDHKFDPVPTQDYYRMYSAVSTAQPVEAEAPFLAEENLAGFEEGKQQTQALYEYAKTRADRLTRQREEAAREWYAEHDKEYKSLNARKDDSDDEKPPRAVGLSEMEQGRLKVREQDVWIWNRRLERYQPMVQTVVNAQDTWMNARKLRAPEKINEDWRPDSFIFNGGSLAAAGDRVTPGVLSGCNLPVEGAPETDPYALPDTLNGRRLALAKWIAHPENPMSTRSIVNRIWQHHFGRGIVATPNNFGVKGAAPTHPELLDWMADTFVKNGWSIKAMHRLILRSDAYRRSTEHPSMEEDPDNTWFARYSPRRMTAEEVRDSLLAVTGELNPVVGGLPARPEINMEVALEPRMIQFSIAPAYQPSRTPEERNRRSIYSYRVRGQADPFLEVLNKPNPNDSADLRDAASVSPQAFTLLNSDVMTDRSIAMSVRLQREADPLTDQINRAFELTLGRLPTQGQLQRMTRYIKDMTEYHSQIKPKPRTYPTEITRSLVEEFSGRPFEYTEWLPSFEDYQSDLKPWEVDAKTRAIADMCLVLFNANEFVFID, encoded by the coding sequence ATGGAAAACCGTGATTCACGGATGCAAGTTTTCACTGCATCAATGACTGCACTCTTGATCGGGGGCAGTCTGATTCTGTCGCACAGCGCCGCGATCGTGCATGCCGAGGATGCAGCCCCAGTGGCTGGCGATGCGAACCATTCGGCGGAAGACATCGAACGTTTGTTCACGCTGAAAGTCATGCCATTGCTGACCGAAAAGTGCTTGGGATGCCACGGCACCGATTCCGACGACATCAAGGGCGACTATGACGTTCGCACCCGGGATGCGTTGCTGCGTGGTGGGGAATCGGAAGAACCGGCCATCCTTCCTGGCAACGCCGAAGACAGCCCCTTCTTTTGGGCGGTCAATTGGGACGGCTTGGAAATGCCACCCAAGGAGAACGACCGGCTGAATGACGCCCAGATCGAAATCGTTCGGATGTGGATCAATGCGGGTGCACCATGGCCAACCGAAGAACGGCAAAAGGAGATTCGCCAGGAAGAATCCATGGTCGCCGAGAACGAAGACGGTGTGCTGATGGCGACCAGTGGCGGTCAAGGAGACGAGTGGACCTATCGCCGCTACAACAAGGACGAAGTGTGGGCGTTTTTGCCCCGCCAAACTGAATTCGAATACGATAGTGTCGATGCGTTCGTCGATGCGAAGCTGGAAGAGAATGGATTGGTCCCCGCTCCGGAAGCTGATCCGAGTACGTTGATTCGCCGCGTCTACTTCGACATGTTGGGCCTGCCGCCCACTCCCACACAAAAGCGGGAGTTTTTGTCAGCGTGGGAAAAAGACTCGGAAGCGGCTTGGAACAATTTGATCGAAGACCTGCTTGCCAGCCCTCACTATGGTGAACGCTGGGGCCAGCATTGGTTGGACGTCGTTCGATACGCGGACACGGGCGGTTTCTCAAACGACTATGAACGCTCCAACGCGTGGCGATATCGCGATTATGTCATTCGCAGTTTGAACGACGACAAGCCCTACAACGAATTCATCATTGAACAGATTGCGGGCGATGAATTGCACGCCGATCAACCGGTTGATGATCCGGATCGCGTGGAAGCTTTGATCGCCACCGGTTTCTTGCGAATGGGACCGTGGGACACCGCCATGGTGCCTCTCGAGGAAGCCCGCCAGATCATGCGAGACGACATGGTGCACAGCATTGGACAGTCGTTCCTGTCGATGCCGATGCGTTGTTGCAAGTGTCACGATCACAAGTTTGATCCCGTGCCGACGCAGGATTACTACCGAATGTACTCGGCTGTTTCGACGGCTCAGCCCGTGGAGGCGGAAGCACCCTTCTTGGCCGAAGAGAACTTGGCCGGATTCGAGGAAGGCAAGCAACAAACGCAAGCCTTGTACGAATATGCGAAAACCCGTGCGGATCGTTTGACTCGCCAGCGTGAAGAGGCGGCCCGTGAGTGGTACGCAGAACATGACAAAGAATACAAAAGCCTGAACGCTCGCAAGGACGATTCCGATGACGAGAAGCCACCTCGTGCCGTTGGACTGAGCGAGATGGAACAGGGACGATTGAAAGTCCGCGAGCAAGACGTTTGGATTTGGAACCGTCGCTTGGAACGTTATCAGCCGATGGTCCAAACGGTTGTCAACGCTCAAGACACCTGGATGAACGCTCGCAAACTGCGGGCACCGGAAAAGATCAACGAGGATTGGCGTCCGGATTCGTTCATTTTCAACGGTGGTTCGTTGGCGGCGGCAGGTGATCGCGTGACACCGGGTGTGCTGAGCGGATGCAATCTTCCCGTCGAAGGTGCTCCCGAAACCGATCCCTATGCTTTGCCGGATACACTGAATGGACGCCGTCTGGCACTCGCGAAATGGATTGCTCATCCGGAAAATCCGATGAGCACTCGCTCGATCGTCAACCGGATTTGGCAGCATCACTTTGGCCGAGGCATCGTGGCGACCCCCAACAACTTCGGCGTCAAAGGTGCCGCGCCCACGCATCCCGAATTGCTTGACTGGATGGCAGACACGTTTGTGAAGAATGGTTGGTCGATCAAGGCCATGCATCGCTTGATTCTGCGATCGGATGCATACCGTCGGAGCACCGAACATCCGTCGATGGAGGAAGATCCAGACAACACCTGGTTCGCTCGTTATTCACCACGACGAATGACCGCGGAAGAAGTTCGCGACAGCTTGCTGGCAGTGACAGGTGAGTTGAATCCCGTCGTCGGTGGTTTGCCTGCACGACCGGAGATCAACATGGAAGTTGCACTGGAGCCGCGAATGATTCAATTTTCAATCGCACCGGCGTACCAACCTTCACGAACGCCGGAAGAACGAAATCGCCGATCGATCTATTCGTACCGGGTACGTGGACAAGCGGACCCATTCCTGGAGGTCTTGAACAAGCCCAACCCGAATGATTCAGCGGACCTTCGCGATGCAGCGTCCGTTTCGCCGCAAGCGTTCACGTTGCTCAATAGCGACGTGATGACCGATCGATCAATCGCCATGTCGGTACGACTTCAACGCGAAGCCGATCCATTGACCGATCAGATCAATCGGGCGTTTGAATTGACGCTGGGGCGTCTGCCGACTCAGGGGCAGTTGCAGCGGATGACACGCTATATCAAAGACATGACTGAGTATCACTCGCAGATCAAGCCGAAGCCGCGGACATACCCAACCGAGATCACGCGTTCGCTGGTCGAAGAGTTCTCGGGGCGTCCGTTTGAATACACCGAATGGCTGCCATCTTTTGAGGACTACCAGAGCGATTTGAAGCCTTGGGAAGTCGATGCGAAAACGCGAGCGATCGCGGACATGTGTTTGGTGTTGTTCAACGCCAATGAGTTTGTGTTCATCGACTGA
- a CDS encoding LamG-like jellyroll fold domain-containing protein, whose protein sequence is MSSSKSLEELLLASEAGTLDSVDREQLNELLRHDPESRAKFARWQMTTIALQDGTPTPLKIESNVVAAETNRAVWSERQIYRWVIASAAALLIAVTFRWVQLETRRSAPVVNTSVARVRISTDEPTSSGIAVVTQLVNATDAMIQDASGASSKSLSINSALNPGSVRLESGWAQIEFLNGATVVLHGPAEMELVSAAEAIMHRGRIRAEVPPAARGFVVRTHDMKVVDLGTEFGLEVSPEGSNVQVFDGEVELQVEEDRPQLVGAGKSLQRQTGANVGLIDSPLTPDRFVDAAGLQRLAETQQNERYQLWREASERQRNDPRLIAYYAMDSPLKGQRFLSNDSVPRNPDLDGAIVGATVTRGRWDAKPGLQFKRPGDRVRVNVPGEFGSLTMATWVRIDSLDRWYNSLFLTDSYQLGEPHWQILDTGQLHFSVRASTAGDENEPSVGPPHHVALSPSFWNPSLSGQWLHLAVVYDVDASTTTHYLNGDVLSVDNIPDHQLVRTTRIGMASIGNWSTPLEPDEHYAIRNLNGSLDELAIFAAALSPTEIKEMVEHGKP, encoded by the coding sequence TTGAGTTCATCCAAATCACTCGAAGAGTTGCTGCTGGCCAGCGAAGCGGGAACGCTTGATTCCGTTGATCGCGAGCAACTGAACGAGTTGCTGCGCCATGACCCCGAGTCGCGAGCCAAATTCGCGCGCTGGCAGATGACGACCATTGCGTTGCAGGACGGAACACCGACGCCCTTGAAAATCGAATCCAATGTTGTTGCAGCGGAGACGAATCGAGCGGTTTGGTCCGAGCGGCAAATTTACCGCTGGGTGATCGCGTCGGCCGCGGCGCTGTTGATTGCGGTGACGTTCCGTTGGGTGCAGCTTGAAACCAGGCGTTCCGCTCCCGTCGTTAATACCTCAGTCGCGAGAGTTCGGATCTCGACGGACGAACCCACTTCGTCGGGCATCGCCGTGGTCACTCAGTTGGTCAATGCGACTGACGCGATGATTCAGGATGCCTCCGGGGCCTCTTCGAAATCGCTCAGCATCAATTCGGCGCTAAATCCTGGCTCGGTTCGGTTGGAATCGGGGTGGGCGCAGATCGAATTTCTGAACGGTGCGACAGTTGTCTTGCACGGCCCTGCGGAAATGGAATTGGTGTCTGCTGCCGAAGCGATCATGCATCGCGGCCGCATCCGAGCGGAGGTGCCACCCGCGGCACGAGGGTTTGTGGTGCGGACCCATGACATGAAGGTGGTCGATCTCGGAACGGAATTCGGATTGGAGGTTTCCCCCGAAGGTTCGAATGTTCAAGTCTTCGACGGTGAAGTCGAATTGCAGGTGGAGGAAGACCGGCCGCAATTGGTCGGAGCAGGGAAGTCCTTGCAACGACAGACCGGGGCAAACGTCGGTTTGATCGACTCTCCCCTGACGCCCGATCGATTTGTCGATGCCGCGGGACTGCAACGTCTCGCAGAGACTCAACAGAATGAACGGTACCAGCTGTGGCGTGAGGCCAGCGAACGCCAACGCAACGACCCACGATTGATTGCCTATTACGCCATGGATTCCCCTTTGAAGGGTCAGCGTTTCTTGTCGAACGACAGTGTTCCTCGAAACCCAGATTTGGACGGCGCGATCGTGGGTGCCACCGTGACGAGAGGCCGTTGGGACGCCAAACCGGGACTGCAATTCAAACGTCCTGGTGACCGAGTGCGAGTGAACGTTCCTGGTGAGTTTGGATCGTTGACGATGGCGACTTGGGTTCGAATCGACAGCTTGGACCGTTGGTACAACTCGCTGTTCTTGACGGACAGCTATCAGCTTGGCGAGCCGCATTGGCAGATTCTTGACACGGGGCAGTTGCACTTTTCGGTTCGGGCTTCCACGGCTGGCGATGAAAATGAACCCAGCGTCGGGCCACCGCACCATGTCGCGCTGTCGCCGTCATTCTGGAATCCGTCGCTCAGTGGCCAATGGTTGCATTTGGCAGTGGTCTACGACGTGGATGCCAGCACAACGACTCATTATCTGAACGGGGATGTTCTCAGCGTGGACAACATTCCCGACCATCAACTCGTTCGCACCACTCGAATTGGAATGGCGTCGATCGGGAACTGGTCCACGCCTTTGGAACCCGACGAACACTACGCCATTCGAAATTTGAACGGCAGCTTGGACGAGTTGGCAATTTTCGCCGCTGCTCTTTCCCCCACTGAAATCAAGGAAATGGTTGAACATGGAAAACCGTGA
- a CDS encoding sigma-70 family RNA polymerase sigma factor — MTDRPRPAAKRLTAESAEEHFVQLVTEHQPRIGAYIQSLLGDANRAADVLQETNLVLWRRKADYQVGKPFLPWAFGIARLQVLSNLRDKRRAPSLLDADVAELVSAEVETEAERLHEIQSALSECLSSLPEKRRQLIQDRYFESQTIDQIANSMSQGSSNVRVTLMRVRRQLAECIERRLATGGAS, encoded by the coding sequence ATGACCGATCGTCCCCGTCCCGCCGCGAAACGCCTGACCGCTGAATCAGCGGAGGAGCACTTTGTGCAGTTGGTGACCGAGCATCAGCCTCGGATTGGCGCGTACATCCAGTCATTGTTGGGCGATGCGAATCGGGCGGCGGACGTGCTGCAGGAAACCAATTTGGTGCTCTGGCGACGCAAAGCGGACTATCAAGTTGGAAAACCGTTTCTGCCATGGGCGTTCGGGATCGCTCGTTTGCAGGTGCTCTCCAACTTACGAGACAAACGTCGTGCCCCGTCTTTGCTCGACGCCGACGTAGCCGAATTGGTTTCGGCGGAAGTGGAAACGGAGGCCGAGCGTTTGCACGAGATCCAGTCCGCTCTATCGGAGTGCCTGAGTTCGTTGCCCGAGAAACGGCGGCAATTGATCCAAGACCGATACTTCGAATCCCAAACGATCGATCAAATCGCAAATTCAATGAGTCAGGGAAGCTCGAACGTTCGCGTGACGTTGATGCGAGTCCGCCGTCAGTTGGCCGAATGCATTGAACGTCGCTTGGCAACCGGAGGTGCCTCTTGA
- a CDS encoding PH domain-containing protein → MRNTAPLVYPSAVDRWLLVLLLAPIFLAIAFAAYLLNEGRADEASTMILMAAAIAGVTGVFTIPCRYTLLDDALSIRCGLICYQVAYTDITEAVPSSTWTSGPAMSLKRVIVRTAKREHILSPEERERFIEELMDRVARSIEQRESETK, encoded by the coding sequence ATGAGAAACACTGCCCCGCTCGTCTACCCATCCGCCGTCGATCGATGGCTGCTCGTTCTGCTGCTCGCCCCGATCTTCCTCGCCATCGCCTTCGCCGCCTACTTGTTGAACGAAGGCCGCGCGGATGAAGCCAGCACGATGATCCTGATGGCCGCAGCGATCGCAGGCGTGACAGGGGTGTTCACGATCCCGTGCCGCTACACATTGCTGGACGATGCACTGTCGATTCGGTGCGGGCTGATCTGTTACCAAGTCGCCTACACCGACATCACCGAGGCCGTTCCTTCTTCGACTTGGACCAGCGGCCCCGCGATGTCACTGAAAAGAGTGATTGTTCGCACCGCCAAACGCGAGCACATTCTTTCTCCCGAAGAACGAGAACGCTTCATCGAAGAATTGATGGACCGAGTCGCCCGATCGATCGAACAACGTGAATCAGAAACCAAGTAG
- the hrpA gene encoding ATP-dependent RNA helicase HrpA, with protein MNQKPSSPLKPHSPSLPSDAELPPVDLPSTAKGSSVSDQASSDPRPADPPIKIEYPPELPITAHRDEIVDLLAEHQVLVVCGETGSGKSTQLPKMLLDAGLGEHGMIGHTQPRRLAARSIATRLAEETETKLGGAIGYQVRFGDQTSDRTKIKLMTDGILLAETRSDRELRNYSAIIIDEAHERSLNIDFLMGYLRQLIDRRPELKVIITSATIDAERFAEHFGTFTEEAASDPDNESNVIPAPILQVEGRGYPVELRYLPWEDIAGEDAEVDGRHYDLSRHVIGGLDSLSRDGSGDTLVFLPTERDIREVSHRVAGHYKRMGLTNRVELLPLYARLPQSQQQAIFHPSGNKRRIIFATNVAESSLTVPGIRYVIDSGTARISRYSARTKVQRLPVEAISRASANQRSGRCGRVGPGICVRLYSIEDFETRDAFTTPEIRRTNLASVVLQSKTLRLGRLEDFPLIDPPRAEAIREGMRTLHELGAIDEDKELTEIGWQLGHLPVDPRVGRILIAAKEMGVLPEVLPIAAAMENPDPRDRPPEKRAAADEAHSAFKDPESDFLSLLRLWRFYDTMRSEHSRGKLTRILRKNFLSPTRMREWSDVYRQLKEMSASIGEGKRRRSKSKSSTPRGSVGKIRYADLDPAKADHEQPVVDTDKYALVHQALMTGLLSGIAMAGDKNEYTGAGGLKLFLWPGSGIFEAKPKWIVAAELVETAKQYARTCARIQPGWIEAVAPHLLKASYSDPHWSRKSGGAFCYQRQSLFGLPVVVRRRVPLAPIDPATSRDLLIRHGLVENELPTTAKFVRHNRRLIESIEKLAAKTRRRDLVVDDYSLLSFYASRLSEDVCDRPRLEKFDRQSPAPAWASKLNDDVALAAWLADPPPTDHDDEDSETTPYLRPQDIVSVDSVAIAADSYPDELAAGSSRLPLQYHFRPGADDDGVHLTIHEAALPQVSDDALGWLVPGLLEPKVIAMIKSLPKRLRRNLVPAADVAARVVTEISDKRGTVPFMPTLCEALTRHAEVRVVASDFQDEKLEPHLQFLVNVVDDTGNVIEKTRGVDAVKAKLGSRVIDDADVAAAASGPEADWSRDKMTTFELDALPREVVRKRGGVQVAQYPGLVDQGDSVSTKLFSDESTAEDATRLGMMRLFSIACRKDLRSQVRHLPALSEAKIKLAPIISSTVIEAALADLIVRVALVESQPGRKLPVVRKRSEFDERIQMAPQRIGEATQDIAVWLGKLTDAYHSMRCQWEESSSSKMNDVRADVMQQIEWLVADQFVQWTPWQHLQHLPRYLNAVAYRLDKASHAASRDADSRELIDRLWQRWMNGLPEDRRDPKSQCTSEFRWLIEELRVSQFAQPLGTAVKVSEKRCEKLLG; from the coding sequence GTGAATCAGAAACCAAGTAGCCCGCTGAAGCCGCACAGTCCCTCGCTGCCCAGCGACGCCGAACTCCCGCCTGTTGATCTCCCATCGACGGCAAAGGGTTCGAGCGTATCTGATCAGGCGAGTTCGGATCCGCGCCCGGCCGATCCGCCGATCAAAATCGAATACCCGCCCGAGTTGCCGATCACGGCACATCGCGACGAGATCGTGGACCTGCTTGCCGAGCATCAAGTCCTGGTCGTTTGCGGCGAAACGGGCAGCGGCAAAAGCACGCAGCTTCCCAAGATGCTGCTCGATGCGGGCTTGGGCGAACACGGCATGATCGGTCACACCCAACCCAGACGTTTGGCCGCTCGCAGCATCGCGACTCGTTTGGCGGAGGAGACTGAAACCAAGCTCGGCGGCGCGATCGGTTACCAAGTTCGCTTTGGAGATCAAACCAGCGATCGCACCAAGATCAAACTGATGACCGACGGGATTCTGCTGGCGGAAACCCGGAGCGACCGAGAGCTTCGCAACTACAGCGCGATCATCATCGATGAAGCCCATGAGCGTTCGCTCAACATTGATTTCTTGATGGGTTACCTGCGACAGCTCATCGATCGCCGCCCCGAATTGAAAGTCATCATCACGTCGGCCACCATCGATGCCGAACGTTTTGCGGAACACTTTGGCACATTCACCGAAGAAGCCGCCAGCGATCCTGACAACGAATCGAACGTCATCCCGGCTCCGATTCTGCAAGTCGAAGGCCGCGGTTACCCAGTCGAACTGCGATACCTTCCATGGGAAGACATCGCCGGTGAAGACGCTGAAGTCGACGGCCGGCACTACGATCTTTCGCGGCACGTGATTGGCGGGCTCGATTCACTTTCGCGAGACGGCAGCGGCGACACGCTGGTGTTCTTGCCCACCGAACGCGATATCCGCGAAGTCAGCCACCGCGTCGCTGGTCATTACAAACGCATGGGCCTGACCAACCGAGTCGAGCTGTTGCCACTGTACGCGCGACTGCCTCAATCGCAACAGCAAGCGATCTTTCACCCCAGCGGCAACAAACGCCGGATCATTTTTGCCACGAACGTGGCGGAGTCCTCTCTGACGGTCCCCGGTATCCGCTACGTGATCGATTCGGGAACCGCTCGGATCAGTCGCTACAGCGCTCGAACCAAAGTCCAACGACTACCCGTCGAGGCGATCAGTCGTGCCAGTGCCAACCAGCGTTCCGGTCGTTGCGGACGCGTCGGACCGGGCATCTGCGTGCGTCTCTACAGTATCGAAGACTTCGAAACCCGGGACGCTTTCACGACGCCGGAAATTCGCCGAACGAACTTGGCCAGCGTCGTCCTGCAGAGCAAAACGCTGCGACTTGGGCGTCTGGAAGATTTCCCGCTGATCGATCCGCCTCGCGCCGAAGCCATCCGCGAAGGGATGCGAACACTGCACGAACTCGGTGCCATCGACGAGGACAAAGAGCTGACCGAAATCGGATGGCAACTCGGACACTTGCCCGTCGACCCTCGCGTTGGACGCATTCTGATCGCAGCGAAGGAGATGGGCGTGCTGCCCGAAGTCTTGCCCATCGCCGCGGCCATGGAAAACCCCGACCCTCGTGATCGTCCGCCTGAGAAACGGGCCGCTGCCGACGAGGCTCATTCGGCGTTCAAGGATCCCGAGAGTGACTTCCTCTCACTACTGAGATTGTGGCGGTTCTACGACACGATGCGGAGCGAACACAGCCGTGGAAAGCTCACACGCATCCTACGTAAAAACTTTTTGTCGCCCACTCGAATGCGAGAATGGTCGGACGTCTATCGCCAACTCAAAGAGATGTCAGCCTCAATCGGCGAAGGCAAACGTCGCCGCTCGAAAAGCAAATCATCCACGCCGCGAGGATCCGTTGGCAAAATCCGTTACGCCGACTTGGATCCCGCCAAAGCCGATCACGAACAACCGGTCGTCGACACGGACAAGTATGCCCTGGTCCACCAAGCCTTGATGACCGGTTTGCTATCAGGCATTGCGATGGCGGGCGACAAAAACGAGTACACCGGTGCGGGCGGTTTGAAGTTGTTCCTGTGGCCCGGCAGCGGAATCTTCGAAGCGAAACCCAAGTGGATCGTCGCCGCTGAATTGGTCGAAACCGCCAAGCAGTACGCTCGAACCTGTGCGAGAATCCAGCCCGGATGGATCGAGGCCGTTGCCCCGCATCTTTTGAAAGCGTCCTACAGCGATCCGCACTGGAGCCGCAAAAGCGGGGGAGCGTTCTGCTACCAACGACAGTCTTTGTTCGGATTGCCCGTCGTCGTTCGCCGTCGAGTCCCTCTGGCGCCGATCGATCCAGCAACCTCGCGTGATTTGTTGATTCGTCATGGCTTGGTTGAGAACGAGCTGCCGACGACCGCGAAATTTGTTCGGCACAACCGACGCTTGATCGAATCGATCGAGAAGCTGGCTGCGAAAACTCGTCGCCGCGATTTGGTGGTCGACGACTATTCGTTGCTGTCGTTCTACGCTTCACGTTTGTCCGAAGACGTTTGCGATCGGCCACGGCTGGAAAAGTTTGACCGTCAAAGTCCGGCGCCGGCTTGGGCGTCCAAACTGAACGATGACGTGGCACTGGCCGCCTGGCTAGCCGATCCACCTCCGACGGATCACGACGACGAGGATTCCGAAACGACACCCTATCTGCGTCCGCAAGACATCGTGTCGGTCGACTCAGTCGCGATCGCGGCGGACTCGTACCCCGATGAATTGGCCGCGGGTTCGTCTCGTCTGCCGTTGCAATATCATTTCCGTCCAGGAGCTGACGACGACGGGGTTCACTTGACCATCCACGAAGCCGCGCTCCCGCAAGTCAGCGACGATGCACTCGGCTGGCTCGTCCCAGGTCTGCTAGAACCCAAGGTCATCGCGATGATCAAATCGTTGCCCAAACGACTGCGTCGCAACTTGGTTCCCGCCGCCGATGTCGCTGCCCGAGTGGTCACGGAAATATCCGACAAACGCGGCACGGTACCCTTCATGCCAACGTTGTGCGAAGCATTGACCCGCCACGCGGAAGTCCGGGTCGTTGCGTCCGATTTCCAAGACGAAAAGCTTGAACCTCACTTGCAGTTCCTCGTCAATGTGGTCGACGACACCGGCAACGTCATCGAGAAAACGCGGGGCGTGGACGCGGTCAAAGCCAAACTTGGCTCGCGGGTGATCGACGATGCAGACGTTGCCGCCGCGGCCAGTGGCCCGGAAGCGGATTGGTCGCGCGACAAGATGACCACGTTCGAACTCGACGCGTTGCCCCGCGAAGTCGTTCGCAAACGCGGCGGAGTTCAGGTCGCTCAGTATCCCGGTCTGGTCGATCAAGGCGACTCGGTCTCGACCAAGTTGTTCTCCGACGAATCAACCGCGGAAGATGCTACTCGTCTGGGCATGATGCGACTTTTCTCGATTGCCTGCCGAAAAGACTTGCGATCCCAAGTCCGACATCTGCCGGCGCTGTCCGAAGCCAAGATCAAATTGGCGCCAATCATCTCTTCCACGGTCATCGAAGCTGCACTGGCCGACCTGATCGTTCGCGTCGCGTTGGTCGAAAGCCAACCGGGGCGGAAGCTGCCGGTGGTACGAAAACGATCGGAATTCGACGAACGCATCCAAATGGCGCCCCAACGAATCGGAGAAGCCACGCAAGACATCGCGGTGTGGCTGGGCAAACTGACAGATGCGTATCATTCGATGCGTTGCCAATGGGAGGAATCCAGCTCCTCCAAAATGAACGACGTTCGCGCCGACGTGATGCAACAAATTGAGTGGCTGGTGGCGGACCAATTTGTCCAGTGGACACCGTGGCAACACCTTCAGCACCTGCCACGCTATCTGAACGCCGTCGCCTATCGCCTGGACAAAGCCAGTCACGCAGCTTCCCGGGACGCCGACAGCCGAGAATTGATTGATCGTTTGTGGCAGCGGTGGATGAATGGTTTGCCGGAAGACCGCCGCGACCCCAAGTCACAATGCACCAGCGAATTTCGATGGTTGATCGAAGAACTCCGCGTCAGCCAATTTGCTCAACCGCTCGGCACCGCCGTGAAGGTGTCCGAAAAACGCTGCGAAAAGCTGTTGGGCTGA
- a CDS encoding TVP38/TMEM64 family protein gives MNDRDRLDEPATGKPKPLWKRVFRVALPIVLLVGCWFAFQTSGDDLRATHQRLGWIAPIVTVPLHAVIAAAPVPSDVIVIANGGLYSYPFAVFLGWLGWFLGSTLEFLTIRLLIGVESAADARQKMPTWLSRFPAGSPWFLVLGRQIPGVGAHLTAGVAAAGGVSFQRYLFWTALAIVPGAVLLSAIGAHLLGSA, from the coding sequence ATGAATGATCGCGACCGCCTTGATGAGCCAGCGACAGGAAAACCAAAGCCGCTTTGGAAACGCGTCTTCCGGGTGGCGTTGCCGATTGTGTTGCTGGTCGGATGCTGGTTCGCATTTCAAACAAGTGGCGATGATCTGCGAGCGACGCATCAGCGTCTGGGCTGGATTGCACCGATCGTCACGGTTCCCCTGCACGCGGTGATCGCAGCCGCGCCGGTTCCCTCGGATGTGATCGTGATCGCCAACGGCGGCCTGTACTCCTATCCCTTCGCCGTTTTCCTCGGCTGGCTTGGTTGGTTTCTCGGTTCGACGCTCGAGTTTCTCACCATCCGTCTGTTGATCGGAGTGGAATCTGCAGCAGACGCTCGGCAGAAGATGCCAACATGGTTATCACGCTTTCCAGCCGGCAGCCCGTGGTTTTTGGTCCTGGGCCGGCAGATCCCGGGCGTGGGTGCTCATTTGACCGCCGGTGTCGCCGCAGCAGGCGGGGTCTCCTTCCAACGCTATCTGTTCTGGACCGCCCTTGCGATCGTGCCGGGCGCAGTTCTGCTCTCCGCCATCGGGGCTCACCTGCTCGGTAGCGCTTAG